The Leucothrix mucor DSM 2157 DNA window ACCCACGGCCACTAATGGAATAGAAGGTGTCAGCGATAAATTCAGATCACCTAATTGCAAACTACCCTGACAAATACTGCTAATGATCGGGTCAGTTGGCGCGAAGCTGTGACCGGCTAATCGCTCTAGTAATAAATGGGTACTTTTAGCGACCATGGCATCATAAATTTCCTGCGCAAAGGCGCGGCATTCCTGATCCATATTGGCATCGTTATAGGTTATTTTTCCGTGGGAACGGCCAACCATCAGGCAGACTAATTCAGCAGCTTCGCGCGACCATTGGGACTGCCGGTCGAGCACATGCGCTGCATCGCTGGGGGTAAAGCCACCGACTTGCAGCAGGCCACGGTCCACCAAACGCGTCACCCGATTGCGGTCAGACACCCGATTCACCAATTTTGACCAGCGCACGGGCTGATCCATAATGAGTGATAAGAACTCGCAGTCCGCTTCGCTAAGATCTTCCGGTAGCGGGTGGCGGTCATAGCCATCGGGGCGCACTAAAAACATCGTTGCCATGCCAAGGCCCATGCCTTGGCTGAGGCTTTGTTTCATGTCTTTGATCACGGATGGCCAGCGCGAACCTAGCAGCGCTAATGGCACCACGCGATTAGCCTGCAAGGTAATACGACCACGGTGATCAATTTCAATCGCGCTATCGCCACCTAAGCCAATGGTTTGCATATCAATGGCTTTTACCATGGTGCGAAAGCCACCAATCATAGAGCCGGCTTCATTGAGGTCTGGCCAGCCGTTTTTAACAATCGCTACATCGGTAGTGGTGCCGCCAATATCTGAGATAATAAAGTCGCTTTCACCCGATAAGAAATTAGCGCCAATCACGCTGGCGGCCGGGCCGGAGAGAATGGTTTCAATTGGGCGCTCAATCACTGTTTCAGCGCTGGCAATCGAGCCATCACCTTTTACAATCATTAGTGGGGCGGTAATCGCGTGATTCGCCAAAGCATCACGAACCGCATCAACCAGCGCCACAATCAAAGCAATAATACGAGCATTAAAGGCAGCGGTGAGTGCGCGGCGCGGGCCATTTAGCGCTTCGGATAAATCACAAGAAGCCGTCACCGGACAGCCTGAAATCTCATGGATTAAGGCCTGCGCCCGTCGCTCATGTTCAGGGTTGCGCACAGAATAATGCGAAGCCACGGCATAAGCACCGACCTTGCCAGCATTCTCCCCCAGCATGTTACGAATCGCTGCTTCATCCAACATCGTTGCTTCGCTACCATCATAACTATGGCCACCAGCCACCCGAGTGACCAACGCAGAGGGAATCGCCGACTCCAGATTACTGCGCTCTAACATCACATCATCAAAGCCAATCAGCAATACACCAATGCGCGAGCCTTGGCCTTCCACCAATGCATTGGTCGCCAGTGTGG harbors:
- a CDS encoding hydantoinase/oxoprolinase N-terminal domain-containing protein; the encoded protein is MNSYNIGIDTGGTYTDAVIIDNQSRKLVASAKALTTRGDLSIGVIEALDKVMQQASDEVSADSISLVSLSTTLATNALVEGQGSRIGVLLIGFDDVMLERSNLESAIPSALVTRVAGGHSYDGSEATMLDEAAIRNMLGENAGKVGAYAVASHYSVRNPEHERRAQALIHEISGCPVTASCDLSEALNGPRRALTAAFNARIIALIVALVDAVRDALANHAITAPLMIVKGDGSIASAETVIERPIETILSGPAASVIGANFLSGESDFIISDIGGTTTDVAIVKNGWPDLNEAGSMIGGFRTMVKAIDMQTIGLGGDSAIEIDHRGRITLQANRVVPLALLGSRWPSVIKDMKQSLSQGMGLGMATMFLVRPDGYDRHPLPEDLSEADCEFLSLIMDQPVRWSKLVNRVSDRNRVTRLVDRGLLQVGGFTPSDAAHVLDRQSQWSREAAELVCLMVGRSHGKITYNDANMDQECRAFAQEIYDAMVAKSTHLLLERLAGHSFAPTDPIISSICQGSLQLGDLNLSLTPSIPLVAVGGPAQVFYGTVGERLGITPIIPTGSEVANAIGAAIGVVKVHTVIEISSAVQGGYHLHQDGEPIHVINPAEAITQARELATQSALKKAAAMQTKHPKVEIHVERLDIPNMQGDTGLISATITAECLAAPL